A genomic stretch from Sphingobacterium sp. ML3W includes:
- the rnc gene encoding ribonuclease III: MPFSRIYKLYISPDREYVKKLKNLLGFIPGNVHLYKMAFRHKSVAVTIKEGAKNSNERLEFLGDAVLGSVVAELLFKKYPYKDEGFLTEMRSKIVSRANLNQLSRKLGFNEMIQFDARMISFPNKQGSLLGDAFEALIGAVYLDKGYVFTKSFLLNRIIKPHVDIQLLEQTETNFKSRLIEWCQHTGKEILFQQTDNPEGESSKMFSVEAVVDGVVCGLGRDFNKKSAEKLAAEKACEFLKILEVE, translated from the coding sequence ATGCCTTTTTCAAGGATATACAAGTTATATATTTCGCCGGATCGGGAATATGTTAAGAAGCTAAAAAACCTATTAGGTTTTATTCCCGGGAATGTGCATTTGTACAAGATGGCATTTAGACATAAGTCTGTTGCCGTAACAATCAAAGAAGGAGCTAAGAACAGTAATGAGCGCTTGGAGTTCTTGGGTGATGCTGTTTTAGGTTCTGTCGTTGCTGAATTATTGTTCAAGAAATATCCGTATAAAGACGAAGGTTTCCTAACTGAGATGCGTTCCAAAATCGTGAGCCGTGCAAACCTGAACCAACTTTCCAGAAAACTAGGATTCAACGAAATGATACAGTTCGATGCCCGAATGATCAGTTTCCCGAATAAACAAGGATCGTTGTTAGGTGATGCATTTGAAGCGCTGATTGGTGCAGTGTATCTGGACAAAGGCTATGTGTTCACAAAAAGCTTTCTCCTAAACCGTATTATTAAACCACATGTTGATATCCAACTACTGGAGCAGACCGAAACTAATTTCAAAAGTCGGTTGATCGAATGGTGTCAGCATACCGGAAAAGAAATCCTATTTCAACAAACGGATAATCCGGAAGGTGAATCTTCGAAGATGTTTAGTGTTGAGGCTGTTGTAGATGGTGTTGTGTGTGGCCTGGGGCGCGATTTTAATAAAAAGTCAGCCGAGAAATTAGCGGCGGAAAAAGCCTGCGAATTTCTCAAGATCCTGGAAGTAGAATAA
- a CDS encoding acyl carrier protein, whose protein sequence is MSDIASRVKAIIVEKLGVDENEVTPEASFTNDLGADSLDTVELIMEFEKEFNVAIPDDQAETIGTVGQAIAYLEKNVN, encoded by the coding sequence ATGTCAGATATCGCTTCAAGAGTAAAAGCAATTATCGTTGAAAAATTAGGTGTAGACGAAAACGAAGTAACACCAGAAGCTTCATTCACTAATGATTTAGGTGCTGATTCACTTGACACTGTTGAGTTGATCATGGAGTTTGAAAAAGAATTCAACGTTGCTATTCCTGATGATCAAGCAGAGACTATTGGTACTGTTGGTCAAGCAATCGCTTATTTAGAAAAAAACGTTAACTAA
- a CDS encoding IPExxxVDY family protein: MVNKLVARLDMDMDEELDFTLLAITCPLKDYRLCHFINKVTNLDFSRGKESKYDHDGRPKNKSEEELEYHIIFDVKKKISYHFTAFHYLSPDSDTEYFLINNKSIEGTFLIPENPHFDFFVIIKNYICEDDVEHIIKRISKLPEVVIAKEISPKILKSKENLIF, translated from the coding sequence GTGGTCAATAAGTTAGTAGCAAGGTTAGACATGGATATGGATGAAGAGTTAGATTTCACCCTACTCGCCATCACCTGCCCGCTTAAAGATTACCGCCTCTGCCATTTTATCAATAAAGTGACAAACCTGGATTTTTCCAGAGGCAAAGAGAGCAAATACGACCATGATGGTCGCCCGAAAAATAAATCAGAAGAAGAGCTTGAATATCACATCATCTTTGACGTAAAGAAAAAAATAAGCTATCACTTCACTGCTTTTCATTATCTCAGTCCGGATTCCGATACAGAATATTTTCTTATTAACAATAAAAGTATTGAGGGAACCTTTTTAATCCCCGAAAACCCACATTTTGATTTCTTTGTCATCATCAAAAATTACATCTGCGAAGACGATGTTGAACATATAATCAAAAGGATCAGCAAATTACCGGAAGTGGTCATTGCAAAAGAAATATCACCAAAAATATTGAAATCTAAAGAAAATCTCATATTTTAG
- a CDS encoding pyruvate dehydrogenase complex dihydrolipoamide acetyltransferase, producing the protein MAEVVRMPKMSDTMTEGVIAKWHKNVGDKVNSGDLVAEIETDKATMDFESYQEGTLLYIGPKEGEAVAIDAVIAVLGEPGEDFQALLSGDAPAAENAPEKTEEKKTEEVSGPESSASTVTAEELGCTVITMPLLSDTMKEGVIAQWNFKVGDTIKSDDAIADVETDKATMEVTAYADGTLLYVGLEAGEAAKVNDIIAIVGPAGTDITPLLNQKSAPAKAETAEAPKADSAPTATAAPVASATNDDARVKASPLARKIAKDKGINLSDIKGSADGGRIVKKDVESFVPAAAKPAATAATAAPATETKAITLPTYVGEERYTEKPVNQMRKTIARRLAESLFTAPHFYLTVSIDMDNAMVARAQINEIAPVKVSFNDIVVKAVAVALKKHPAVNSSWQGDKIRFNEHTNIGVAMAVEDGLLVPVVRFADGKSLSHISAEVKDFAQKAKAKKLQPADWEGSTFTVSNLGMFGIDEFTSIINSPDGAILSVGAIQAVPVVKNGAVVPGNVMKVTLGCDHRVVDGATGAAFLQTLKALVENPVRLLA; encoded by the coding sequence ATGGCTGAAGTAGTAAGAATGCCCAAAATGAGCGACACAATGACCGAAGGGGTCATCGCAAAATGGCACAAAAATGTTGGTGATAAAGTAAATTCTGGTGATCTGGTAGCTGAAATTGAAACAGATAAAGCTACAATGGACTTTGAGTCTTACCAAGAAGGTACTCTTTTATATATTGGCCCTAAAGAAGGTGAAGCAGTAGCTATTGATGCTGTTATTGCTGTTTTGGGTGAACCCGGTGAAGATTTCCAAGCTTTGTTGAGCGGTGATGCTCCGGCAGCTGAGAATGCGCCAGAAAAAACTGAAGAAAAAAAAACCGAAGAAGTTTCTGGTCCAGAATCTTCGGCTAGCACAGTTACAGCTGAAGAATTGGGATGTACTGTGATCACAATGCCATTGTTGAGTGATACCATGAAAGAAGGTGTTATTGCACAATGGAATTTCAAAGTTGGTGACACGATCAAATCTGATGACGCTATCGCTGATGTAGAAACAGATAAAGCTACAATGGAAGTTACGGCTTATGCTGATGGTACATTGTTGTACGTTGGTCTTGAAGCCGGAGAAGCAGCAAAAGTAAATGATATTATTGCTATTGTTGGTCCTGCGGGAACTGATATTACACCTTTATTGAATCAAAAATCTGCTCCTGCAAAAGCGGAAACTGCAGAAGCACCTAAGGCTGATTCAGCTCCTACTGCAACTGCGGCTCCAGTAGCATCAGCTACAAATGATGATGCTCGTGTAAAGGCTTCTCCATTAGCACGTAAGATTGCAAAAGACAAAGGTATCAACTTGAGCGATATCAAAGGATCAGCAGATGGTGGTCGTATCGTGAAAAAAGATGTTGAATCTTTTGTTCCTGCTGCGGCGAAACCTGCTGCAACAGCAGCTACAGCGGCTCCTGCTACAGAGACAAAAGCAATTACTTTACCTACGTATGTTGGTGAAGAACGTTATACAGAGAAACCTGTCAACCAAATGCGTAAGACAATCGCGCGTCGTTTGGCAGAGTCATTGTTTACAGCACCGCATTTTTACTTGACAGTTTCTATCGATATGGATAATGCAATGGTTGCTCGTGCGCAAATCAATGAGATCGCTCCAGTAAAAGTATCATTCAATGATATCGTGGTGAAAGCCGTTGCTGTCGCGTTGAAAAAACACCCAGCAGTGAATTCGTCTTGGCAAGGAGATAAAATCCGTTTCAACGAACATACCAACATTGGTGTGGCTATGGCTGTTGAAGATGGTTTGTTAGTTCCTGTAGTACGTTTTGCGGATGGTAAATCATTATCTCACATCTCTGCTGAGGTGAAAGATTTTGCTCAAAAAGCGAAAGCTAAAAAATTACAACCAGCAGATTGGGAAGGATCTACTTTCACAGTTTCTAACCTGGGAATGTTTGGAATAGATGAATTTACATCTATCATTAACTCTCCTGATGGAGCTATTCTTTCAGTAGGAGCTATCCAAGCTGTTCCTGTTGTGAAAAATGGTGCTGTAGTTCCTGGTAACGTAATGAAAGTAACTTTGGGCTGTGACCACCGTGTGGTAGATGGCGCAACAGGTGCTGCATTTTTACAGACTTTAAAAGCATTGGTAGAAAATCCAGTTAGATTACTAGCATAG
- a CDS encoding response regulator transcription factor encodes MQKILLAEDDPNLGDLLKDYLELKGKFDVTLCIDGDEAVSQFKKNDYDLCIFDVMMPKKDGFTVGREIRKTNSTVPIIFATAKGMMEDKTEAFELGGDDYITKPFRVEELLLRINALLKRSVRDKEDEVVADKFEIGDYFFDYTSQQISYKGQMQKLSTKEAELLRLLCLKKNDVLTREEALLKIWHDDNYFTGRSMDVFLSKLRKYLREDSKVEIVNVHGKGYKLLVS; translated from the coding sequence ATGCAAAAGATATTATTAGCAGAGGATGATCCCAATTTGGGGGATCTTTTAAAGGACTATCTCGAATTAAAGGGAAAATTTGACGTTACGCTCTGTATTGATGGAGACGAAGCCGTTTCCCAGTTCAAAAAAAATGATTATGATTTATGCATTTTCGATGTCATGATGCCTAAAAAAGACGGTTTTACCGTGGGCCGTGAGATCAGAAAAACAAATAGTACCGTACCGATTATCTTCGCCACTGCAAAAGGCATGATGGAGGACAAGACAGAAGCGTTTGAATTGGGTGGAGATGATTATATCACAAAACCTTTCCGTGTTGAGGAGTTACTTCTTCGGATTAATGCTTTATTGAAACGAAGTGTCAGAGATAAAGAGGATGAAGTAGTTGCAGATAAGTTTGAAATTGGAGATTACTTTTTCGACTATACAAGTCAGCAGATTTCTTACAAAGGTCAGATGCAAAAACTATCGACAAAAGAGGCTGAATTACTTCGCCTACTTTGTTTAAAAAAGAATGATGTTTTGACTAGGGAAGAAGCTTTATTAAAAATATGGCATGACGACAATTACTTCACAGGTAGAAGTATGGACGTATTCCTGAGCAAACTTCGTAAATACCTAAGAGAAGACAGCAAGGTTGAAATCGTCAATGTCCACGGAAAAGGTTACAAACTCCTGGTGAGCTAA
- the fabF gene encoding beta-ketoacyl-ACP synthase II — protein MELKRVVVTGLGALTPIGNTVSEYWEALINGVSGAAPITHFDASKFKTQFACEVKGFDPHDFMDRKEARKVDPFVQYAIASTDEAIKDAGLDFEKLDTNRIGVIWGSGIGGLTTFTEEVANFAKGDGTPRFNPFFIPKMLVDIAPGHISMRHGLRGPNFSAVSACASATNAMIDAFNYIRMGKADVIVTGGSEATVNEAGIGGFNAMHALSTRNDDPKTASRPFDKDRDGFVSGEGSGALILESLEHALARGAKIYAEIAGGGMSADAHHITASHPEGLGAKLAMTMAVNDAEMDFSDIDYINVHGTSTPVGDISETKAIVDLFGEHAYKLNISSTKSMTGHLLGAAGAIETIASILAVQNDIVPPTINHFTDDPEIDNKLNFTFNKAQKRTVNAALSNTFGFGGHNATVIVKKYKA, from the coding sequence ATGGAGCTTAAAAGAGTAGTAGTAACAGGATTAGGCGCCCTTACACCAATTGGTAATACCGTCTCAGAATACTGGGAGGCGTTAATAAATGGTGTAAGCGGAGCTGCTCCTATTACGCATTTTGATGCGTCAAAATTCAAAACTCAGTTTGCGTGTGAGGTAAAGGGGTTTGATCCACATGATTTCATGGATCGTAAGGAAGCTCGTAAAGTCGATCCTTTTGTACAGTATGCAATTGCGTCTACTGATGAGGCAATTAAAGATGCTGGCTTAGATTTTGAAAAATTAGATACAAATCGTATCGGAGTAATATGGGGCTCAGGAATTGGAGGTCTGACAACTTTTACAGAAGAAGTTGCCAACTTTGCAAAGGGAGATGGAACACCACGTTTCAATCCTTTCTTTATTCCTAAGATGCTCGTTGATATTGCTCCAGGACATATTTCAATGCGTCATGGCCTTCGCGGTCCTAACTTTTCAGCAGTATCGGCCTGTGCCTCTGCTACCAATGCAATGATTGATGCTTTCAACTATATTCGTATGGGAAAAGCAGATGTGATTGTTACCGGTGGATCAGAAGCTACAGTTAATGAGGCTGGAATCGGTGGATTCAACGCTATGCATGCTTTGTCAACAAGAAATGATGATCCCAAAACAGCTTCTCGTCCTTTTGATAAAGACAGAGATGGTTTTGTTTCGGGTGAAGGTTCAGGTGCCTTGATCTTAGAAAGCTTAGAGCATGCCTTAGCACGTGGTGCAAAAATCTATGCAGAGATTGCAGGTGGTGGAATGAGTGCAGATGCACACCATATCACAGCTTCGCATCCAGAAGGATTGGGTGCCAAACTGGCAATGACAATGGCTGTCAATGATGCGGAGATGGATTTTTCAGATATTGATTATATCAATGTCCATGGAACATCTACGCCGGTCGGCGATATCAGTGAAACAAAGGCTATTGTTGACCTGTTTGGTGAACACGCATATAAATTGAATATCAGTTCAACTAAATCAATGACTGGACACCTTTTGGGGGCTGCAGGGGCTATAGAAACTATCGCTTCTATCTTGGCTGTGCAAAATGATATTGTCCCACCGACAATCAATCACTTCACAGATGATCCGGAAATTGATAATAAATTGAATTTTACATTCAACAAAGCGCAAAAACGTACAGTGAATGCGGCGTTGAGTAATACATTTGGATTCGGTGGCCACAATGCTACCGTGATTGTAAAAAAATATAAAGCTTAA
- a CDS encoding ATP-binding protein, with protein MKKNSIVLIIGLMSLALIGVLAMQFYFLRDSYRQKSQLFDESVNAALTAVAGKLERREVVDFAKVQQERNIEKSKQEQAKQQQLTEQLQLQTQIEDLRGKLDHIYQKYKLEEDRLKATYPNIINIENWFYETYVKRTQYQDLVEINIVKTPTSGLYYQEDILVSATKTIPRVEGKDDSTRFLVVHIDDFKRLLAKSIIALPPRSNPKLSKRIFELETKLNKLSKKNAGYGFNVYDSVAMLGGKKADYIEDVAIGMELAKRPLKDRLNIIIVQELLKEELIHRDIKAPFNIEIWSTSNILLNNILNEAELNNPINTTKYSTALFKGDVGAAPGKLTIYFPNKKAIIADNMSYLLLPMLTLLFLLVGCFAYTLIIIFRQKKVSEMKTDFINNMTHEFKTPVATIMIASESLKDPDINADHKRVQKLANIIYDENVRLGNHIERVLDLAKLEKETLKLDREDVHINDLVAAVTDSMQLRMQNIGGKFSIDLAATKDIVVGDELHFSNVFYNLMDNAIKYSKGDLHVNIGSKNIGDNIVITIADNGIGMSRDHLQKIFDQFYRIPTGNVHNVKGFGLGLSYVQDILRRLNGRITVKSEKDKGTTFEVILPVKK; from the coding sequence ATGAAGAAAAATAGTATTGTATTAATCATTGGACTAATGTCTTTGGCACTAATCGGGGTATTGGCTATGCAATTCTATTTTCTACGAGATTCCTACCGTCAAAAATCACAGCTCTTTGACGAGTCCGTCAATGCCGCCCTTACTGCTGTTGCCGGAAAGCTCGAGCGACGTGAAGTTGTAGATTTCGCAAAAGTACAACAGGAGCGTAATATCGAAAAATCCAAACAGGAGCAGGCAAAGCAACAACAGTTGACCGAACAGCTGCAACTGCAAACTCAGATTGAGGACCTGAGAGGCAAATTGGACCATATATATCAAAAATATAAATTAGAAGAAGATAGATTAAAAGCAACCTATCCAAATATTATTAATATTGAAAACTGGTTTTACGAAACCTATGTCAAACGAACACAATACCAAGATCTCGTTGAAATTAATATCGTTAAAACCCCAACAAGTGGACTATATTACCAAGAAGATATTCTTGTTTCCGCAACAAAAACGATTCCACGTGTAGAAGGGAAAGACGATAGTACTCGGTTTCTAGTTGTTCATATCGATGATTTCAAAAGGTTGCTTGCAAAAAGTATCATCGCTCTTCCCCCAAGGTCTAACCCAAAGCTGTCGAAACGAATTTTTGAGTTAGAAACCAAATTAAATAAACTGTCGAAAAAAAATGCAGGCTACGGTTTCAATGTTTACGATTCTGTTGCCATGCTTGGTGGTAAAAAAGCTGATTACATCGAAGATGTCGCTATCGGAATGGAATTGGCGAAAAGACCACTTAAGGATCGGTTGAACATTATTATTGTCCAAGAACTCCTAAAGGAAGAATTGATCCATCGTGACATCAAGGCACCGTTTAATATCGAGATATGGAGCACCAGCAATATTTTGCTAAATAATATTCTCAATGAGGCCGAACTAAACAATCCCATAAATACCACAAAGTATTCTACAGCTCTTTTTAAAGGCGATGTTGGCGCTGCTCCGGGCAAGCTGACCATATACTTCCCCAACAAAAAAGCAATCATAGCAGACAACATGAGCTACTTGCTACTTCCTATGCTCACCCTTTTGTTTCTATTGGTCGGATGTTTTGCTTATACTCTCATCATTATCTTTAGACAAAAGAAGGTATCTGAGATGAAAACTGACTTCATTAATAACATGACCCATGAGTTTAAAACTCCTGTGGCCACGATCATGATCGCCAGTGAATCACTCAAGGATCCGGACATCAATGCGGACCACAAACGTGTACAGAAATTGGCCAATATCATTTACGATGAGAATGTTCGCCTCGGAAATCATATTGAGCGGGTATTAGACTTAGCAAAACTGGAGAAAGAAACATTAAAACTTGATCGTGAAGATGTCCATATCAATGACCTTGTAGCCGCTGTCACAGACAGTATGCAGCTCCGGATGCAGAATATCGGCGGAAAATTCAGTATCGATCTCGCCGCGACAAAAGATATTGTTGTCGGAGATGAGCTGCATTTCTCCAATGTATTTTACAATCTAATGGACAATGCAATTAAGTACAGTAAAGGAGATCTACATGTAAATATCGGTTCTAAAAATATTGGCGATAACATTGTTATCACCATCGCAGACAACGGAATCGGCATGAGTAGGGATCACCTTCAAAAGATATTCGATCAATTTTATCGTATCCCCACCGGAAATGTCCACAACGTTAAAGGTTTTGGTCTGGGCTTAAGTTATGTTCAGGATATTTTGAGAAGACTCAATGGAAGAATCACCGTAAAAAGTGAGAAAGATAAGGGCACAACCTTTGAAGTAATTTTGCCCGTAAAAAAATAA
- the pyk gene encoding pyruvate kinase, translating to MEKVQKRTKIVATLGPASADKQVLTNMIAKGVDVCRLNFSHGSQADHLKVIETINAINNETGFNVAILADLQGPKIRIGKMKEGGAVLVNGSKVEITTHELIGDENRIYITYENFPNDVEANEIILLDDGKLQLRVLETNHKDTVTCEVVHGGVLTSRKGVNLPNTKVSIPSLTEEDLDNLNFALDHGADWIAMSFVRSAEDIAQCKEIIAAKGSHARVIAKVEKPEAIENIDAIIEATDAVMVARGDLGVELPMEEVPGLQKIIVQKCRDLSKPVIIATQMLESMITTPRPTRAEVNDVANSVLDGADAVMLSGETSVGEFPEIVIETMSKIIIHVEQTSYPYYNEKVSEIHDGTLIPDAICASSVYLAQKTNASAIAVLTSSGATAFEITSYRPNVDILVFTGTEKLLKQLSLLWGVKTFIYDKFESTDGSIHDVNRFIVKNNYVKPGSIIINTASTPLIEKGKTNTIRVSQL from the coding sequence ATGGAAAAAGTTCAAAAAAGGACTAAAATTGTCGCAACATTAGGCCCTGCTTCGGCAGACAAACAAGTTTTGACCAACATGATTGCCAAAGGGGTTGATGTGTGTCGGTTGAATTTCTCTCATGGCAGCCAGGCAGATCACCTTAAGGTAATCGAAACTATAAATGCAATAAATAATGAAACCGGATTCAATGTTGCCATCTTAGCTGACTTACAAGGTCCAAAGATTCGGATCGGAAAAATGAAAGAAGGTGGAGCTGTTCTCGTAAATGGTTCAAAAGTTGAAATTACCACACATGAACTCATTGGAGACGAAAACAGAATCTACATTACATACGAAAACTTTCCAAACGATGTTGAAGCCAACGAAATCATATTACTTGATGACGGAAAACTTCAACTTCGTGTTTTAGAAACCAACCATAAGGACACGGTTACTTGTGAAGTAGTGCATGGTGGTGTGCTTACTTCACGTAAAGGCGTAAACTTACCAAACACCAAAGTATCTATCCCTTCATTGACTGAAGAAGATTTAGATAACTTAAACTTTGCGTTGGATCACGGAGCTGACTGGATCGCGATGTCATTCGTTCGTTCGGCAGAAGATATTGCACAATGTAAAGAAATCATTGCCGCAAAAGGAAGCCATGCACGCGTAATCGCGAAAGTAGAAAAGCCTGAAGCAATCGAAAACATCGATGCAATCATCGAAGCTACCGACGCTGTCATGGTTGCTCGTGGCGACTTGGGTGTTGAACTTCCAATGGAAGAGGTACCAGGACTTCAGAAGATCATCGTCCAAAAATGTAGAGACCTTTCAAAACCTGTAATTATTGCTACGCAAATGCTAGAGAGCATGATTACGACACCTCGTCCTACTCGCGCTGAAGTAAACGATGTTGCCAATTCAGTATTGGATGGTGCAGATGCAGTGATGCTAAGTGGCGAGACTTCCGTGGGTGAATTCCCTGAGATTGTAATCGAAACAATGAGTAAGATTATTATCCACGTGGAACAAACTTCTTATCCTTATTATAATGAGAAAGTTAGTGAAATCCACGACGGAACACTTATTCCAGACGCGATTTGCGCTTCTTCAGTTTATCTTGCTCAAAAAACAAATGCCTCAGCAATCGCTGTCTTGACTTCTTCCGGAGCAACAGCATTTGAAATTACAAGCTACAGACCCAACGTAGACATCTTAGTATTTACTGGAACAGAAAAACTATTGAAACAATTGAGTTTGCTTTGGGGTGTGAAAACATTTATCTATGACAAATTTGAAAGTACGGACGGTTCTATCCATGATGTCAATAGATTTATCGTAAAAAACAACTATGTTAAACCGGGATCAATTATCATCAATACGGCATCAACTCCGTTAATTGAAAAAGGCAAAACAAATACAATCCGTGTTTCTCAGTTGTAA
- the pdhA gene encoding pyruvate dehydrogenase (acetyl-transferring) E1 component subunit alpha, with product MSSTPITKETYLEWYKSMLLMRKFEEKAGQLYGQQKIRGFCHLYIGQEAVVAGTMSVIKPEDSLITAYRDHAHALAKGVSANACMAELYGKITGCSKGKGGSMHFFSKEHKFMGGHGIVGGQIPLGAGIAFAEKYLGTDNVNICYMGDGAVRQGAFNETLNMAMLWKLPVIFVCENNGYAMGTSVQRTTNMQDIYKMGLGFDMPSAPVDGMDVVAVHNAMDEAVQRARAGEGPTFLEIRTYRYKGHSMSDPAKYRTKEELEAYKDRDPLLATKHAILENKYADDAWFAEVEADVKKVVDESVKFAEDSPYPTADELYKDVYVQQDYPFILD from the coding sequence ATGAGTTCAACACCTATAACAAAAGAGACATATTTGGAGTGGTATAAGTCTATGTTACTTATGCGTAAGTTTGAAGAAAAAGCAGGTCAACTTTACGGACAGCAAAAGATTCGTGGTTTCTGTCACTTGTACATAGGACAAGAGGCAGTAGTCGCTGGAACGATGTCGGTTATCAAACCTGAGGATTCTTTAATCACTGCTTATCGTGATCACGCCCACGCTTTGGCTAAAGGCGTTTCTGCAAATGCTTGTATGGCTGAATTATATGGAAAGATCACTGGTTGTTCAAAAGGTAAAGGAGGCTCAATGCACTTCTTTTCTAAAGAACATAAATTCATGGGTGGCCATGGTATTGTCGGTGGTCAGATTCCTTTAGGTGCTGGTATCGCATTTGCTGAGAAATATCTTGGTACAGATAATGTAAATATCTGTTATATGGGCGATGGAGCTGTACGTCAAGGTGCATTCAACGAAACACTAAACATGGCGATGTTGTGGAAACTCCCAGTTATCTTCGTGTGTGAAAACAACGGTTATGCGATGGGTACTTCTGTACAACGTACAACTAACATGCAGGACATTTACAAAATGGGATTAGGTTTTGATATGCCTTCTGCTCCTGTAGACGGAATGGATGTTGTTGCTGTACACAACGCAATGGACGAAGCTGTTCAACGCGCTCGTGCTGGCGAAGGTCCTACATTCTTAGAAATCCGTACTTACCGTTATAAAGGACACTCAATGTCTGACCCGGCTAAATATCGTACGAAAGAGGAATTGGAAGCGTATAAAGATCGCGATCCATTATTGGCTACGAAACATGCTATTTTGGAAAACAAATATGCAGATGATGCTTGGTTTGCTGAGGTTGAGGCTGATGTGAAAAAAGTAGTTGATGAGTCGGTGAAATTTGCGGAGGATTCTCCTTATCCAACTGCAGATGAATTGTACAAAGATGTTTATGTACAACAAGACTATCCATTTATTTTAGATTAA
- the hisS gene encoding histidine--tRNA ligase gives MATVKPSLAKGTRDFSPSEMIKRNYIFDTLKAVFKKYGYNEIQTPSFENLTTLTGKYGDEGDKLIFKILNSGDYLTKAPDSLLQDKNSNKLIPHISEKALRYDLTVPFARYVVMHQNEISLPFKRFQVQPVWRADKPQRGRYREFYQCDVDVVGSTSLLNEAEFILIYQEAFERFGLKDFNIKINNRKILSGIAEIIGKPELIVDMTVAIDKLDKIGLDGVNKELLERGFSEADLNLLKPIILLEGSNGEKLASLKSILADSSIGLTGIAEIEEVFDYISKLSVDTELLTRIIDLDITLARGLNYYTGCIFEVKTNEVAMGSIGGGGRYDDLTGMFGLKDLTGVGVSFGADRIYDVLEELNLFPANKADSTKLLIINFDKQLETYTLGLLNKLRKEDIAVELYAAPVKLKKQMGYADGKGIPYVLLVGDEEVSSGQLSLKDMESGEQVKVTESELIQKLR, from the coding sequence ATGGCAACAGTAAAACCTTCTTTGGCGAAAGGAACCCGTGATTTTTCGCCTTCCGAAATGATCAAACGTAATTATATTTTTGACACATTGAAAGCTGTGTTTAAAAAATATGGTTACAATGAAATACAGACGCCTTCATTTGAGAATTTAACAACCTTAACAGGTAAATACGGTGATGAAGGTGATAAATTGATCTTTAAGATCCTTAACTCCGGAGACTATTTGACAAAAGCTCCAGATAGCCTACTACAAGATAAAAATTCGAATAAGCTAATTCCTCATATTTCTGAAAAAGCGCTAAGATATGATCTGACAGTGCCTTTTGCGCGTTATGTTGTGATGCATCAGAATGAGATCTCCTTACCATTTAAGCGTTTTCAGGTACAACCGGTTTGGCGGGCTGATAAACCGCAAAGAGGCCGTTACCGCGAATTTTACCAATGTGATGTCGATGTGGTGGGGTCAACTAGTTTATTGAATGAAGCTGAATTTATTCTGATTTATCAAGAGGCTTTCGAACGTTTTGGATTGAAAGATTTTAATATTAAAATCAACAACCGGAAGATACTTTCTGGTATCGCCGAAATTATCGGAAAGCCAGAACTTATTGTCGATATGACTGTCGCCATTGATAAGCTGGATAAAATTGGATTGGATGGGGTCAATAAAGAGCTGTTGGAAAGAGGTTTTAGCGAAGCTGATCTGAATCTGTTGAAACCGATCATCTTATTGGAAGGTTCAAATGGGGAGAAACTTGCGTCGTTAAAATCTATCTTGGCCGACTCTTCAATTGGTTTGACAGGTATTGCTGAAATAGAGGAGGTCTTTGATTATATAAGCAAATTGAGTGTTGATACGGAACTATTGACTCGTATTATCGATCTGGATATTACGTTGGCGCGAGGTCTCAATTATTATACAGGCTGTATTTTCGAGGTAAAGACAAATGAAGTAGCTATGGGAAGTATTGGTGGTGGTGGCCGCTATGACGACCTTACAGGAATGTTCGGATTAAAGGATCTGACAGGAGTGGGCGTCTCATTCGGTGCTGATCGTATATACGATGTATTGGAAGAACTAAATTTATTCCCAGCAAATAAAGCGGATTCTACCAAGCTATTGATTATCAATTTTGATAAACAACTTGAAACCTATACACTAGGTTTGCTCAATAAACTTCGTAAAGAAGATATTGCTGTAGAACTATATGCCGCTCCAGTGAAGTTGAAAAAGCAGATGGGGTATGCCGATGGAAAAGGAATCCCTTATGTGTTATTAGTTGGAGATGAAGAGGTTTCATCCGGTCAATTATCACTCAAGGACATGGAAAGTGGGGAGCAGGTGAAGGTTACCGAAAGTGAACTTATCCAAAAACTGCGCTAA